A genome region from Pristis pectinata isolate sPriPec2 chromosome 4, sPriPec2.1.pri, whole genome shotgun sequence includes the following:
- the kbtbd7 gene encoding kelch repeat and BTB domain-containing protein 7, whose translation MEALQCLSGPEQLEDAAYAGALLRELKSFYDARLLVDVTLEVDGGSRFLCNRNVLAAASPYFRSMFTGGLFESKQQSVTIHDVDSDSMALIIDYCYTGRVTVCEASVQKLYVAANMLQLEYVRQACAAFMARRLDLYNCAGILKFADAFDNVELKEKALAFIARNLQHLCRTEELCELSLEQIKEILKLDTLDVDSERKVCTVAIQWIESNISERAAHALEVLKCVRWHHFSEKDRLYIDTLKSQLFVKNKSLVSILDDLSAPKGVDVPTSIHNSSKRVGFSAKEMVIFFGHRKEPFLCYDPYSGDIYAMSSPLTSPALTKSISSLAVCVSPENDVFLAAQPSKQLWVYNAVQNSWQQLAERLLAREGMDVAYLNGYIYILGGRDPSTGLKVKEVECYSIQRNQWIFVAPLPHALHSFELITVGDCLYAVNNKRMLCYVPERNQWLNCASLKRSEFQEACVYNDEIYCICDIPVIKVYNPSKGEWRKISDIPIDANIHNFQIVCHGNKLLLITTIVPQWRKNRVTVHQYDANSDQWVNIGTMLGLLHYDSDFICLSARLYPSCLEPGQSFISEEDDIRSESSADWDFEGSSDIDSESGSSSSFSDDDWQPPGGLRVERIQQNGHSVPPDNRVPHMNGQIGN comes from the exons ATGGAGGCTTTGCAGTGCCTGTCGGGTCCCGAGCAGCTGGAGGACGCGGCCTACGCTGGGGCCCTGCTCCGGGAGCTCAAGTCCTTCTACGACGCGCGGCTGCTGGTAGACGTGACACTGGAGGTGGACGGCGGCAGCCGTTTCCTGTGCAACCGGAATGTGCTGGCGGCCGCCAGCCCCTACTTCAGGAGCATGTTCACGGGCGGCCTGTTCGAGAGCAAGCAGCAGAGCGTCACCATCCACGACGTGGACTCGGACTCGATGGCGCTCATCATCGACTACTGCTACACCGGCCGCGTCACCGTGTGTGAGGCCAGCGTGCAGAAGCTGTACGTGGCGGCCAACATGCTGCAGCTCGAGTACGTGCGCCAGGCCTGCGCCGCCTTCATGGCGCGGCGCCTCGACCTCTACAACTGCGCCGGCATCTTAAAG TTTGCAGATGCTTTTGACAATGTGGAACTGAAAGAAAAGGCCCTTGCTTTCATCGCTCGCAACTTGCAGCACTTGTGCAGAACGGAGGAGTTGTGTGAGCTTTCACTGGAACAGATCAAAGAGATCCTAAAACTGGATACACTGGATGTTGACAGTGAGAGGAAGGTGTGCACAGTGGCAATTCAGTGGATTGAATCAAATATCAGCGAGCGTGCTGCACATGCACTTGAAGTTTTGAAGTGTGTAAGATGGCATCATTTTAGTGAGAAGGACAGACTATACATCGATACACTTAAATCTCAGCTGTTTGTCAAAAACAAGTCACTTGTTTCCATTTTGGATGACCTTTCTGCTCCCAAAGGTGTTGATGTGCCCACCAGCATACATAACTCTTCAAAAAGGGTAGGATTTAGTGCTAAGGAGATGGTTATATTTTTTGGCCACCGAAAGGAGCCTTTCCTCTGTTACGATCCCTATTCTGGTGACATTTATGCAATGTCTTCACCTTTGACTAGTCCAGCCCTTACAAAGTCCATCAGTTCGCTTGCTGTCTGTGTTTCGCCGGAGAATGACGTCTTTTTGGCAGCACAGCCGAGTAAACAACTCTGGGTATATAATGCAGTTCAGAATAGCTGGCAACAACTTGCGGAACGACTGCTGGCAAGAGAAGGGATGGATGTTGCCTATTTGAACGGTTACATTTACATCCTCGGCGGTCGAGACCCATCTACAGGCCTGAAGGTTAAAGAGGTTGAGTGTTACAGTATTCAAAGAAACCAATGGATTTTTGTGGCACCCTTGCCTCATGCATTGCACTCATTTGAGCTGATTACAGTTGGAGACTGCTTGTATGCAGTCAATAATAAGAGGATGTTATGTTATGTGCCAGAGAGGAATCAGTGGCTGAACTGTGCTTCCTTAAAACGGAGTGAGTTCCAGGAAGCTTGTGTTTACAATGATGAAATTTACTGTATTTGTGACATCCCAGTCATAAAAGTTTACAACCCTTCAAAGGGTGAGTGGCGAAAGATCAGTGATATCCCCATCGATGCCAACATTCACAATTTTCAGATTGTTTGTCACGGCAACAAGCTGCTTCTCATAACCACCATAGTGCCACAGTGGAGGAAGAACAGAGTTACTGTTCATCAGTATGATGCAAACAGTGATCAGTGGGTCAACATTGGTACAATGTTGGGTTTGCTACACTATGACAGTGACTTCATATGCCTTTCAGCACGTCTGTACCCTTCATGCTTGGAGCCCGGGCAGAGTTTTATTAGTGAGGAGGATGATATCCGGAGCGAGTCAAGTGCAGACTGGGACTTTGAAGGCTCAAGTGATATTGACTCAGAGTCGGGGAGTTCAAGTTCATTTTCAGATGATGATTGGCAGCCACCAGGAGGACTAAGAGTTGAAAGAATACAGCAAAATGGCCATTCAGTTCCTCCAGATAATAGAGTTCCTCATATGAATGGCCAGATTGGAAACTAA